The following nucleotide sequence is from Mucilaginibacter sp. cycad4.
ATGATGGCGAATTGGATTACTACTTTATTTATGGTCCAACATTTCCGGCTATTTTAAACAGTTATTTAACCATTACGGGCAAATCGCCATTGCTGCCTCGGTTTGCTTTCGGTTTGCACATGGGTACTTATAGCGGCGGTACGTGGGGGCATGAGGAAATGACTTCAGATAGGTATGTGATTGAACTTGCCCGTAGAATGCGTGAAATGGGGATCCCGGTCGATATTCTCTTCCTTGATTCTACCTGGCGGCTGTTTGGTAAAAATGGAGGCAAAGGTGCTACCACCTTTGAATGGCGCGAAACATTTAAGGACCGCAAAGCCATGTTTGATAGCCTGTATGCCATGAACTTTAAAATGGTGGGGCTGCATATTCGTCCACGGTTTGACAACGCCAAAAACCTGAACCTGCTTGACCTGGCACAGGCCAAGGGATTTACCTATCCGGAAAACGGAAAACCGGGCGAGTTTGTGAACTTTTTTGATCAGCAGGCTGCAAACTGGTGGTGGGATAATGGCGTTATGAAAGTGGCCTCCATCGGTGCTAAATTCCTGAAAACGGATGAGGGCAGCGCATTTGGTTCATTAGCCAATGAAAGTGAAAAAGTTGGGCCTACAGGTAAGGAAATAACCCAGCTGCATAACGTATTCCCTATTGCGTATGCTAAAGCGCCATATTTGAAATTCCAGGAGTATAACGGCATCCGTGGCTTAAACCAAACCCGCGAGGGGTATTCCGGCATCCAGCGATATCCGTTCATTTTTGCAGGCGACTGGCCAAGCGAGTGGCAATATTTTGCGCCCGTTATCAAGGCCGGGTTAAATATTGGTTTATCGGGTGTTGGCTATTGGGCACATTGTATGGGTGGCTTTGAACATGCCGCCGATCCTGAATTATATATGCGCTGGGTACAATTTGGGATGTTCAGCCCGGTGGCTATGGTATTTGGCATGGATCACCCGGGTTATAAAGAGCCCTGGAACTACGGGGCCGAGGCGTTAGCCAACTTCAAAAAATACGATGATCTGCGTTACAGGCTGATACCCTACATTTATAGCAACGCCTACACACAATATCAAACCGGTATGCCGCTCATGCGTGCTTTAGTATTGGAATACCAGGATGATCCCAATACCTACAATATAGCCGATCAATACCTGTTTGGCGATAACATGATGGTTTGTCCGGTGACTGTAAAAGGTGCGCAAACACGTACGATATATTTACCAAAGGGAGTTTGGTTTGATTACTGGACAGGTGAAAAATATACCGGGAAGCAGTACGTACATATCCTAACCCCGACCGATCATTTGCCCATTTTTGTAAAAGCAGGCAGTATCATCCCGATGCAGCCGGCCATGAAATATATGGATGAAAAACCGGTAGATGTGATCACGCTGGATGTATTTCCGGGGCAGGCATCCGAGTTTAAATTGTATGAAGATGATGGTATCAGCCTAAAATACCAAAAGGGCGAGAAGGCGATCACTCAAATTTTGATGGCAAATGTTGCCGGTGGACGGGAGTTGCAGATCAAAAAGCCTGTAGGTAGCTTTATTCCGGCACCGCATTCCTATTTGGCAAAAATACACTGGCCTCATAATCAGGAACCATCTTTAATCGCGGAAAATAATCAAACATTAAAAGTGGCTGAGAGCGCTGATGCATTAGCTAAAACAGCAGGCTGGTATTATGATAAAACAACTCATTTGCTTTGGATAAAAACATCGCATGGCAATAGTGATGATATTACCCTTAACTTTAAATAGATAACGATAATCATCTCCTATGAAAAAGTTCCTTCAAACCATCTTGCTTTTTGCAGTAGCAAGTAATCCAATATTTGCTCAGCATAAGGCAGCAGACAAACGGCCGAATATTATTATTATCCTGGCAGATGACATGGGGTACTCGGATATTGGTTGTTTTGGCTCCGAAACCCAAACATCCAATCTCGATGCAATGGCCAAAAGCGGTTTGCGTATGACTCAATTTTACAATGCATCGCGCTGCTGCCCAACCCGCGCATCATTACTTACCGGGCTTTACCAGCACCAGGCGGGTGTTGGTGATATGGTGAACCATCGGGATGTGCCGGCGTACCAGGGCTACCTGAACCAGAACTGCGTAACCATAGCCGAGGCGCTTAAACAAGGCGGCTATAATACGTTAATGGCGGGCAAATGGCATGTGGGTACAGACCCGTCGCGCTGGCCGGTTAAACGCGGATTTGATCATTATTTTGGTTTGATAGATGGGGCAAGCAGCTATTTTAATCCAACTATGCCTTATCGCCCTAATCAAAAGCTTACCATCGCTTTAGATGATAAGGAATTTACACCCGGGCCAAACTGGTATTCAACAAATGCCTATGCTGATTATGCCGTTAAATTTATTGATGATAATAAAAGTACCGGCAAACCATTCTTTTTGTATATGGCTTTTACCAGTCCGCACTGGCCAATTCAGGCGCTGCCCGGGGATATTGCCAAATATAAAGGTAAGTACCTGAAGGGTTGGGATAAGCTCAGGCAGGAACGGCTTGAACGTCAAAAGCAGTCGGGCATCATCAGCAAAGATGAAAAGCTTTCGCCAAGGGATAAGAGCGTACCCGAATGGGATAGCCTAAGCCCGGAAGAAAAAGAACAGTTTGATACCAAAATGGCCGTATATGCAGCTATGGTCGATAGGATGGATCAAAATATAGGCCGGATCAGGAAAAAGCTTAAAGAATTGGGGGAGGATAAAAATACGGTGATTATGTTCCTGTCAGATAATGGAGCCAGCAATGAAACTATCTCTGGCCCTGGTTTTACGCCTGAAGTATTAGCCGCGAACAGTAAGCCTGCAAGTGATCCAACATCTTTTACATCATACGGATCATTAGGGGCTAATGTAAGTGACACTCCCTTTCGGTTATTTAAACACTGGGAATATGAGGGCGGCACAGCTACGCCTTTTATAGCTTATTACCCCGATATGATTAAGCCGGGCTCTATAGTTAATAAGCCTGCCCATATCATTGATCTGATGGCAACCTGCCTTGATTTGGCAGGGGCAACCTATCCTAAAGTTTATCATGGTAATAGCATTACCCCGACAGAAGGT
It contains:
- a CDS encoding arylsulfatase; amino-acid sequence: MKKFLQTILLFAVASNPIFAQHKAADKRPNIIIILADDMGYSDIGCFGSETQTSNLDAMAKSGLRMTQFYNASRCCPTRASLLTGLYQHQAGVGDMVNHRDVPAYQGYLNQNCVTIAEALKQGGYNTLMAGKWHVGTDPSRWPVKRGFDHYFGLIDGASSYFNPTMPYRPNQKLTIALDDKEFTPGPNWYSTNAYADYAVKFIDDNKSTGKPFFLYMAFTSPHWPIQALPGDIAKYKGKYLKGWDKLRQERLERQKQSGIISKDEKLSPRDKSVPEWDSLSPEEKEQFDTKMAVYAAMVDRMDQNIGRIRKKLKELGEDKNTVIMFLSDNGASNETISGPGFTPEVLAANSKPASDPTSFTSYGSLGANVSDTPFRLFKHWEYEGGTATPFIAYYPDMIKPGSIVNKPAHIIDLMATCLDLAGATYPKVYHGNSITPTEGISLVPVFKGQNWKGHEGLFFEHEGNRAVRQGDWKLVSQRPENKWELYNIKNDRSELNDLSAQYPQKVAELEAMYKAWATRAGVVEFDKLAKAKGE
- a CDS encoding TIM-barrel domain-containing protein, translated to MKKLSLFLAFVLLVVVDAFAQTGIGSNKSGYKKQGNTLYFNNANGDVKIEFCSPSMFRVRASWSRKFAPDEHLMQENYKWPAVDYKVTDGQSAYVIQTSALIITVLKSPFIINVADSKGVMLSSEYVPNSKQNGGLHHMGDTVMCTKNLLPDEHFFGFGERMDFTDQRNKLVKLNVGRGKSKNNLLGAYNINEANYSPVPFFMSTKGYGIYLHNSSATEWDMGSKTDNEYNFKANDGELDYYFIYGPTFPAILNSYLTITGKSPLLPRFAFGLHMGTYSGGTWGHEEMTSDRYVIELARRMREMGIPVDILFLDSTWRLFGKNGGKGATTFEWRETFKDRKAMFDSLYAMNFKMVGLHIRPRFDNAKNLNLLDLAQAKGFTYPENGKPGEFVNFFDQQAANWWWDNGVMKVASIGAKFLKTDEGSAFGSLANESEKVGPTGKEITQLHNVFPIAYAKAPYLKFQEYNGIRGLNQTREGYSGIQRYPFIFAGDWPSEWQYFAPVIKAGLNIGLSGVGYWAHCMGGFEHAADPELYMRWVQFGMFSPVAMVFGMDHPGYKEPWNYGAEALANFKKYDDLRYRLIPYIYSNAYTQYQTGMPLMRALVLEYQDDPNTYNIADQYLFGDNMMVCPVTVKGAQTRTIYLPKGVWFDYWTGEKYTGKQYVHILTPTDHLPIFVKAGSIIPMQPAMKYMDEKPVDVITLDVFPGQASEFKLYEDDGISLKYQKGEKAITQILMANVAGGRELQIKKPVGSFIPAPHSYLAKIHWPHNQEPSLIAENNQTLKVAESADALAKTAGWYYDKTTHLLWIKTSHGNSDDITLNFK